One Motacilla alba alba isolate MOTALB_02 chromosome 15, Motacilla_alba_V1.0_pri, whole genome shotgun sequence DNA segment encodes these proteins:
- the CAMKK2 gene encoding calcium/calmodulin-dependent protein kinase kinase 2: MASLIVVTEHEAAGSASEEEMDVPGTEGFGDGRKLHLSGRKLSLQERPQPARSPGHGDGAKERFIYPSLPYSPVTSPHSSPRLPRRPTVESNRVSITGLQDCVQLNQYKLKDEIGKGSYGVVKLAYNEDDNTYYAMKVLSKKKLMRQAGFPRRPPPRGAKAASEGCLQPRGPIEQVYQEIAILKKLDHPNVVKLVEVLDDPSEDHLYMVFELVKQGPVMEIPTLKPLSEDQARFYFQDLIKGIEYLHYQKIIHRDIKPSNLLVGEDGHVKIADFGVSNEFKGADALLTNTVGTPAFMAPETLSETRKIFSGKALDVWAMGITLYCFVFGQCPFMDERILSLHNKIKTQTLEFPDQPEITDFLKDLITRMLDKNPESRISVPEIKESTVQQPFAGDFWSFAPAGAWKGREAERMETKLHPWVTKNGAELLPTEDENCTLVEVTEEEVENSVKHIPSLATVILVKTMIRKRSFGNPFEGSKREERSLSSSGNLLPKQGSEDNLKCNDLPNVGEEELLS; this comes from the exons ATGGCCTCGCTCATCGTGGTGACCGAGCACGAGGCCGCGGGGAGCGCGAGCGAGGAGGAGATGGACGTGCCCGGCACCGAGGGCTTTGGGGACGGCCGGAAGCTGCACCTCTCCGGCCGcaagctgtccctgcaggagcgGCCGCAGCCCGCCCGCTCGCCCGGGCACGGCGACGGCGCCAAGGAACGCTTCATCTACCCCTCCCTGCCCTACTCCCCGGTGACGTCCCCGCACTCCTCCCCACGGCTGCCGCGGCGGCCGACGGTGGAGTCCAACCGTGTGTCCATCACGGGATTGCAG GACTGTGTGCAGCTCAACCAGTACAAGCTGAAGGATGAGATTGGGAAG GGCTCCTATGGGGTGGTGAAGCTGGCCTACAACGAGGATGATAACACCTACTAT GCAATGAAGGTTCTCTCAAAAAAGAAGCTGATGAGACAGGCGGGCTTCCCCC GCCGCCCGCCTCCCCGCGGGGCCAAAGCTGCTTCCgagggctgcctgcagcccagaggGCCCATCGAGCAGGTCTACCAGGAGATTGCCATCCTGAAGAAGCTGGACCACCCCAATGTGGTGAAGCTGGTGGAG GTTCTGGATGACCCCAGTGAGGATCACCTGTACATGG TGTTTGAGCTGGTGAAGCAGGG CCCTGTGATGGAAATCCCAACCTTGAAACCTCTCAGTGAGGACCAGGCTCGGTTCTACTTCCAGGATCTGATCAAGGGCATTGAATACT tgcaCTATCAGAAGATAATCCACCGGGATATTAAACCTTCCAACCTCCTCGTGGGTGAAGATGGGCACGTCAAGATCGCCGACTTCGGAGTGAGCAACGAGTTCAAGGGAGCTGATGCCCTCTTAACCAACACAGTGGGCACTCCTGCCTTCATGGCCCCAGAAACCCTctcagaaaccaggaaaatcTTCTCTGGAAAG GCTTTGGATGTCTGGGCCATGGGGATCACGCTGTACTGCTTCGTGTTTGGGCAG TGCCCTTTTATGGATGAAAGGATCTTGAGTTTACACAATAAAATCAAGACCCAAACGTTGGAGTTCCCAGACCA GCCAGAAATTACGGACTTCTTGAAGGATCTGATTACACGGATGTTGGATAAAAATCCTGAATCTAGGATTTCGGTCCCAGAAATCAAG GAAAGTACTGTGCAACAGCCTTTCGCAGGAGATTTCTGGTCCTTCGCCCCTGCGGGAGCCTGGAAGGGGCGAGAAGCTGAGAGGATGGAGACCAAG TTGCACCCTTGGGTCACCAAGAATGGAGCGGAgctgctgcccacggaggaTGAGAACTGCACCCTCGTTGAGGTGACGGAGGAGGAAGTGGAGAATTCAGTCAAGCAcatccccagcctggccacCGTG ATCTTGGTTAAAACGATGATCCGGAAGCGATCCTTTGGGAACCCGTTTGAGGGGAGCAAGAGGGAGGAGCGGTCATTGTCTTCCTCTGGGAACCTGCTGCC gaaacaaGGCAGTGAAGATAACCTGAAATGCAACGACTTGCCCAATGTGGGAGAGGAGGAACTTCTTTCTTGA